The DNA segment GTGTTACGTTTTTTAACACCATAAAAAATCCGGCTACAAAGCGCCGGATTCTATATTCATCTATTTAAAGCGGGTATTCTGTCTATTTAAAAGCCGGTATTCTGACTCAGGTTTGGGTTCAATGTTCTTTCTGTTTCCGGAACCGGCATCAGCAGGTATTTATCATCCAGAACGATGTTGTGCAATTTCAGCTGCTGCTGTTTCATTCTGCCCAGCCTTAGCAAATCATATCTCCTTTGTCCTTCGGCTGCAAATTCCCAACCTCTTTCTTCTACAAGGGCGGTTACAAATTCGTCTTTACCTGGAGTAGTTACCATGCTCAAAGGCAATAATCCGGCCCGGTTTCTAACCGCATTGATGCCATTAAATTTATTAGGATCAGCGCTGTTGATCTGGTTCATCGCTTCAGACTGCATCAGTAAAACATCTGCATAACGCAGAATCACCCAATTGTTTCTCGCACTGTTCCCCTGTCTGGAAGGATCAGTGAATTTCAGGTAATAAAAGTTCGCGGTATTGGGCACCACTCCTATTGTTGCTGCTTTCCTAAGGTCTGTTGAGGAATAAGATAAAGCAAAAGCATTTTCTACATAAAATGCTTCATTCCCATCAAAAGGTGCAACAGCTTTTGGCAAATGCATCCTCGGTGTAATCGTTCCAACGTTTGGTGCCAGACCAAACTGAACCGTAAAGATCTCCTCTTTATTGGCGGCTTTTTTATCCGGATTAAACACCTCTGCAAAAGGCAATAAAGTGTAAACTCCGGGACTCAGCGCTATGACCTTGTTGCAGGCGGCAAGTGCATCCTGATAATCCGTAGCAATTGCCGCAGCGCCAGATGCTCTTGTTAAATAGACTTTTGCCAGTAAAGCGCTTGCTGCTCCGCTGGAAACCCTTCCCTTTAAAGCCGCGGGAATTTTATCTTCGGTCACACAGTTTGCTTCGGCAAACTTCAAGTCCAGCACAATCTGCTCATAGACCGCTTTAAGAGGACTTCTGGAAGGTCTTAAATCATCCGTTCCTTCGGTTGCTTTCAGCAAGAGAGGCACTTCTCCAAAGCTCCTTACCAAATCAAAATAAGCCAGGGCACGCAGGAATCTGGCATTGCCAAGGAGGTTATTTTTCGCCCCCTCAGCGATTGGTCCTCCTGCTACATTCCCGATCATATCGTTTGCCCGGTTGATCAGTACATAAGAATTGTTCCACCAGTTGCTGATTTCCCCATTGGTAGAAGTATAGGTCTGACTGTACAGTTCCGGCCGGTTGGTTTGTGGCAAACCTACTTTCATCTGATCTCCCGTCAGGTCGTTTACGACCCAGACTGTCCGACCATAGTATTGTTGTAACTGCATAATGCTGATCACTCCATTCAATGCCGCATTGGCATCAGCTTCTGTCTTATAAAACTTATCCTTGGAAATAAAATCGTAAGGATCTTCCTGGAGAAATTTCTTACAGGATACTGTCGTCATCAATACCATGACCGCCAATAATATCATTATCTTTTTCATCGTCTTTTTTTCTTAAATGATCAATTAAAAACCAAATCTTACCCCTGCAGTATAGGTTCTTACCGTTGGGTAGGCATTATAATCTGTATTCAGGCTCAGGCCGTTGCTCAATGCAAAGGAGTTGACCTCCGGATCATATCCACTGTATTTGGTAATCGTCAGCAAATTGGTCCCGGTTGCATACACATTAATAGATTTGATCGTTTTTCCCGTTACTTTTCCAATAGGAATGTTGTAAGACAGCGAAACGGTTTTCAGGCGAAGGAAACTCCCATTCTCTACCACATCACTTGTGATCCCTGTTCTTCTGCGTAACGTGCTATTTGCTTTTGGAATCGTATTGCTCGTATTCGGGCCAGTCCAGCGATTGTTTACACTCGCCAGTTTATTGGTCGTAAAATCACCGGATTCCATTTCATACCTGTTTAAATTGAGGACTTCCGTTCCCTGAACACCTTGAATAAAAACATTCAGGTTTAGCCTTCCGTAAGTAAAGTTGTTGGTGATTCCATAGATAAAATCAGGTTGCGCATGACCAATAATCTCCCGGTCTTTGGCATCGATCACCTTGTCGTTGGTCAGGTCTGCATATTTCGGATCACCCGGAAGCACTCCTTTAATTCCACTGGCATCGATTTCCGCCTGTGTTTGCCAGATTCCTAAAAAGCGATAACCATAAAATGAACCGATAGACTCCCCTACTCTCAAGACGTTTGTTCCTCCTGTTCCGGAAGGGAAAAGACTGGAACTGGCATCACCTACGAAACGTTCCTTTTCTCCTGCGAGGTCGGTCACTTTATTTCGATTCATAGAGAAATTCAGGTTTGTGCTCCACTGGAAGGTTTTTCCATTGATATTTTCGGTGTTCAGGGCGATTTCAAAACCCTTATTATCTACTCCTCCGGCATTGAGCAGAATACTTCCGAAACCGGTACTACGCGGCACAGAAACATTCAACAAAAGGTCTTTGGTGTGTTTACTATAATAATCTGCAGTTAAGGTGATTCTGTTTTTAAAAAGTGCCACATCTACTCCGATATCGAAGGAAGAAGTGGATTCCCAGGCCAGGTTTGGATTTGGGATATTATTTGGAGATACGCCAACTACCCGACCGTTTCCTAAGGTTGCCCCGTTGTTGAGGTAACGCGCCATTGATTGATAAGGATCAATTTCCTGATTTCCGGAAACACCCAAACTTGCACGAAGCTTTAAGTCGCTGATGAATGTTAAGGACTTCATAAAGTCTTCTTCGATGACACGCCAGGCAACCGCTCCTGAAGGGAAATATCCCCATTTGTTATTGACTCCGAACTTCGAAGAACCATCTGCACGCATGGTAAAGGTGAACAGGTATTTGTCCATCAGCCTGTAATTTGCACGTCCAAAAAAGGAAGCCAGCGAATTCTTCACTCTTCCTGAACCGGGAACCAGGACATTGGAACCAATTCCGATGTTATCAGGGCCGAGCACATTGGTAAAGAAATTGGTACTGGCTGCAAAGAAATCACTCGTATTAAATTCCTGCATACTGAAACCACCAACGATATTCAGTGCATGGTTTTTATTGATCTGTTTATCATAGGTCAGGGTATTTTCATTTACCCATCCCAGGTTATCCGAATACTCCTTTCTGGCAGATCCGAGGGTATTGCTCCCCAGAAACAAATCTGAAGGCACAAAAAGATTTCTCGTTTCGATGTTAAAATCTGTCCCCAGGCTGGTCTTAAATTTCAAGCCTTTAACGATTTCATACTCCCCATAAAAGTTGACCAGGCCACGCATATTTTTGTATTGGTTCTTTGATTTTTCTGCATAGGCCACAGGATTACCTAAAGCAAAAGCATAACCCGTAGGACCGTTCTGATACGTATAATCACCATTGGTAAAAACAGGCATGGCAGGATTTATCCTTAAGGCATCCAGCAATACGCCACCCCCTGAACCACCACTGGTATTCACCAATGCCCGTTTATCAATCGCTCCGGTCAGCTGGGAAGTAAAACCGAAGTTCAACTGCTCTCCTACTTTTTTGTCCAGGTTAAATCTTACTGAGGCCTTTTTATAGCCCGAATTGAGAATAATCCCCTGCTGATCAAAATAGTTCATGCTCAGGTTATATTTCGTTTCCGCTGTTCCTCCGATAAAATTCAATTGGTAATTACTGATTGGAGCAGTTCTGAACAGCTCATCCTGCCAATCTGTTCCCACCCCCAATGCTGCAATCTGTGCATCAGTATAAGGTAGCGCCCTGGCCGAACCCGGCGTTTCGGTATTGGTGAGTCGCTGGGTATCATTGAGGTAGTTTGCAAACTCCGTTGCATTCATCATTTTATAAGGGTTGCGGACCTTTTGCAGACCATAATAGGCTTCAAAATTAATGGCCGATTGCCCTGCAGCCCCTTTTTTGGTGGTTACGATGACCACTCCATTTGCACCCCTGCTTCCATAAATTGCAATGGAAGAAGCATCTTTCAGGATGTCTATCGACTGAATGTCGTTGGGATTGAGTGAACTTAAATTTCCCGCTCCCGGAAAACCATCAATGACAAACAGCGGTTCATTACTGGAATTGATGGAGTTGGTTCCACGGATTCTTAAACTTACTGTTCCTCCGGGTTGCGACTGTGTCTGGCTCACCTGTACTCCGGCCGCACGTCCCTGAATGATCTGATCGAGACGCGCAATCGGCACGTTCTCTACACTTTTGGCGGAAATGGAGGAAACGGCACCCGTCAGGTCTTTCTTACGTTGTGTGCCATAACCAACGACTACGACTTCCTCTAATCTCGCATTTTCTTCTTCGAGTATCACATTTAGGGGGCCGGTGACCAGCTTAATTTCCTGAGTTACAAAGCCGATACTACTGAACACGAGGAGGTCGCCAGGTTTAGCGACGATAGAAAATTTACCATCAGAATTGGTAGAAGTGGCTGCTCCTGAGTTTTTAACCCTCAGGGAAACACCCGGCAAAGGGCTGTTTAATTTATCTTTCACAACACCGGTAATTGGGGTTGTTTGTGCAAATACGAACGTACTGCAACAATAAAATAGCGCAATAAGAAGGGAGATTCTTTTCATCATATGATATTTGGTTTAGTTAATTAGCTTCTCAGAGAGAAGCGGTTAGGGGTATAACCGGAAACATTAAGCAGATGAGCTTAAAAAAGGCAGGGGTTCATTGATTAAATATTCGGTCGTGCCTAAAGTAGACAACAATGAACCCCGGAAGGGGTGAAATTCTTAAAGTAATGGGATGAAAATTATAAAACAGGTTAAAGAACAATTGATTTGCTATCTTGTTATTAGGAAAACGCTTATCTACGGTTATGGAAACCAAAATGGACATACTGATCGCAGGGGGAGGATTAGCCGGCTTAACCGCAGCAATTCATCTTTTAAAATCAGGATTCCCCGTTACAGTTATAGAAAAGAATACCTATCCTCAGCATAAAGTATGTGGTGAATACATTTCGAATGAGGTCCTCCCTTATTTGGAATGGCTGGGCCTGGACATTCCTGCTGCCGGCCCCTGCAGGATTCAAAACTTCCAGATTTCTACAGTTGAAGGCAACTGCCTGAATGCTGTACTTCCATTGGGCGGCTTTGGCATGAGCAGATATCTTCTGGATGCGCTTCTTTACGAACATGCAATCGGCCTTGGTGGTCAGTTTATTCATGAAACCATTACCGACATCAGTTTTAATACCGATGAGTTCCAGGTAAGTCTGGGAAATAAACAAGTCATTTCTGCAAGGATTGTGATAGGTGCCTATGGAAAGAGAGATGCCCTTGATCAGAAACTATCGCGCGACTTTATTCAAAAGAAATCACCATGGCTGGCAGTAAAGGCACATTATGAAGGGCCTTTTCCAGATGACCTCGTTGCCCTCCATAATTTTGATGGCGGATATTGTGGTGTTTCTAAAGTCGAAGAAAACCGGATCAACATCTGTTACCTGGTAGACTATGCTTCTTTTAAACGCTACAAAAGTATTCCCGAACATAGAATGCAGGTCTTGTACAAGAATGAGCATTTAAGAAAGATCTTTGACAACTCCAGGATGCTGTTCGATCAGTCGCTGGTGATCAGTCAGATTTCTTTCGACCCTAAAAATGCAGTATCACAACATGTATTAATGATTGGAGATACTGCCGGATTGATTCATCCGCTTTGTGGAAACGGGATGGCCATGGCGATCCATAGCGCCAAACTTTGTGCAGAATCAGTGATTTCTTACCTCGAAGGAAAGACCAGTACCCGTAAAAAAATGGAGACACAGTATGAGACCTTATGGAAAAGGCATTTTAATAAAAGACTGAGGACCGGAAAAATAATCTCCCGAATTCTGAGAAAGAAGCAACTCTCTGCCAGATTACTACGTATATTAATAAAATTCCCTGCGCTATTACAGGCACTGATCAGGCAAACCCATGGAAAACCTATAATGGCTAAATGATGGTAAATACCTCCCAAAGAAGTGAAGCCCCGGAAATCATGGATGATTTTTCCATGGAAGGAGAAATATTGAGGGATGCGCTGGATAAAATCGCAGGAATTAACAGGTTGCTTGGCGGGAATAAGGTGACCCTGGAAGGAGTGCAACAATTGCTGCTGCTTCGCAAAGACCGGAAACAGGAACAGGGTCGCGAACAGGAAATCAGCATTCTCGATGTAGGTTGTGGAAATGGAGATATGCTAAGGACCCTTGCTGATTTTGCGAAGGAAAAACAATTGAAATTCCGGCTGACTGGTATAGACGCCAATTCCTTTACCATTGGCCATGCCCGGCAATTGTCTGCCGGTTATGAGCAGCTGGATTTCCGCTGTGCTGACATCTTTGAAGAAATCCACTCAGAAAACAATTACGACCTCATTCTATGCACCCTCACCCTGCATCATTTTAAAGATGAGGAAATTTTAACATTGCTCAAAGGCTTTAAGCAACGGTCCAGATTAGGTATTGTGATCAATGATTTGCAGCGCAGTGCCCTTCCCTATTACCTGTTTATCGCCTTATGTTTTGTGTTCAGGCTCAACAGCATGTCTAAACAGGACGGCTTAGTTTCAATTTTAAGGGGATTTAAAAAGGCTGACCTCCTGCGCTACTCCAATCAATTAAATTTTACAAACACCAGCATCCGATGGAAATGGGCCTTCCGCTACCAATGGATAATTCCTTCAATATGAGTGTAAAAATCAAAACAGTAGCGAAGTCCTTGCCCGGACATTCCAGAACGACCGCCGAGATCCTGCCTTTTTTAGATGCCTGGTTGTCCGGACAGGAAGATCGGTTTATCCGAAAAGTAAAGAAGATCTTCGAAAATGCAATGGTAGACCGAAGGTACTCGATCATGTCGCCGGAAGAAGTTTTCAGTCAGCTCTCTTTTGAAGAAAGAAACGACATTTACATCCGCGAAAGCATCCGGCTTGGTACGGCCAGTTTAAAGCTCGCTTTAGAACAGGCATCCTGGAAAGGAGAAGATTTAGATTACATCATTACCGTAAGTTGTACCGGTATGATGATTCCCTCAATGGATGCTTATATCATCAATAACCTGAAGCTCAGACAAGACATTGTGCGTTTGCCAGTTACGGAAATGGGCTGTGCGGCAGGCATCTCCGGAATCATTTATGCCAAGAACTTCCTCCAGGCAAATCCCGGAAAACGTGCCGCAGTGATCGCCGTAGAGTCTCCTACCGCAACTTTTCAGCTGCATGATTTTTCAATGGCCAATATCGTGAGTGCTGCCATCTTTGGAGATGGAGCCGCCTGTGTGTTGTTATCTTCTGATGAAAGTGAGGAAGGGCCTGAAATCATAGGAGAAGAGATGTATCATTTCTACGATACGGAGCAACTGATGGGTTTTCAAATGAAAAACACAGGTTTAACCATGGTGCTGGATGTTGCTGTCCCGGAACAAATTGAGCTGCATTTCCCCCAGATCATCCATCCTTTTCTGGCAAAACACGGATGGAGCATCTCAGAGATCGATCATTTGATATTCCATCCGGGAGGCAAAAAAATCATACAGGTGGTGGAAGAATTATTTAGTAAAGCCGGGAAAAACATTGATGACACTAAAGAAGTATTGAGGCAATACGGCAATATGTCGAGCGCCACAGTCCTCTATGTATTGGCCCGTTTCCTCGATACCCCTCAAAAAAAAGGAGATCTTGGCCTGATGCTCAGTTTCGGACCTGGTTTTTCTGCACAGAGAATATTATTAAAGTGGTAAATTAGCCGATTAATTATAGAAAAAACATGAATACAGCAGAAATACTAAGCCACTTACCTTATAGCAAACCCTTTTTATTTGTTGATGAGCTGCAGCACATTGACGAAAACGGTGTGACCGGATCCTATACTTTTTCTGAAGACCTGGACTTTTACAAAGGTCATTTTAAAGATCATCCCGTAACACCAGGTGTAATTCTAACAGAAACAATGGCACAGATTGGCTTGGTTTGCCTCGGTATTTATTTAACAGCAACCGCAGCTGCAGGTGTTCCCGGACACGTCATGCTGACCTCTACCGCGATCGATTTCATGAAGCCTGTTTTCCCTGGAGAAAAGGTAACAGTCACTGCAGAGAAGGTTTATTTCCGTTTTAAAAAATTAAACTGCACCGTTCAGATGACCAATGCTGCTGGCGAAGTGGTTTGTAAAGGAACCATAGCAGGAATGGTGACCAATAAAATGAATGCCTAACAGAGTCGTCATCACTGGTCTGGGTGTTGTAGCACCAAATGGAGTTGGATTAACCCCATTCCTGGAAGCCATACGGCAAGGCCATTCCGGTATTGCGCATGATCCGATATTGGAACAGCTTCAGTTTTCCTGTCAGATTGCAGGAAAACCGGAGCTTTCTCCGGCATTGATTGCTGGTTATTTTTCGGAACTGGAATTGAAAAACTTTAACAGTTCCGGAATTCTTTATGGTGTCATCGCCGCGATGGATGCCTGGAAAGATGCAGGCCTGCCTGTTGCAGGAGAAGAAGAACCGGATTGGGAGAGCGGAACCATTTTTGGAACAGGGACTTCCGGAGTCGATAAATTCAGGGAAGCTGTTTATCAGATTGATGACCTTAAGGCCCGTAAACTGGGCAGTACGGTAGTGGCACAAACCATGGCCAGCGGCATCAGTGCGTATATCGGCGGAAAGCTGGGACTGGGCAACCAGGTCAGCACCAACTCTTCGGCTTGTACAACGGGCACAGAAAGCATTTTAATGGCTTATGAGCGCATCAAATCCGGTCAGGCGACAAGAATGCTTGCCGGGGGTACCAGCGACAGTGGCCCTTATATCTGGGGCGGATTCGATGCCATGCGGGTTTGTACCTTTAAACACAACCAATCGCCTGAGCAGGGTTCCAGACCGATGAGTGCCAGTGCCAGTGGTTTTGTTCCGGGCAGTGGTGCCGGGGCGCTGGTCTTAGAATCATTGGAAAGCGCGCTTTCCCGTGGGGTCAGGATTTATGCAGAGGTACTTGGAGGAAACCTGAACTCCGGCGGACAACGCGGTACAGGAACCATGACCGCTCCAAATGCACAGGCCGTACAACGCTGTATTACCACAGCCGTCCGGGATTCAGGTATTGAGGCGAAAGACATTGACCTCATCAATGGCCACCTTACTGCCACTTCGAAAGATGCCCTGGAAATAGAGAACTGGAGCATCGCCCTGCAAAGATCAGGCAAAGATTTCCCTATGATCAATTCTTTAAAATCTATGGTTGGGCATTGTCTGAGTGCTGCAGGAAGTATAGAATCTGTAGCGGCGGTATTACAGCTTCATCATGGTTTTATTGCGCCAAACCTCAACTGTGAAGATTTGCATCCGGAGATTACGCGAATGATCGATTCCACTAAAATCCCTCAAAAGATGCGGATTAAAAATATCGATATCATTGCGAAGGCAAGCTTCGGATTTGGAGATGTAAATGCCTGCATTATTTTAAAAAAACATATTGCCTCCTGATCTGTTTGATAGAGGTATTAAGGATTAAACATGGACAGACAATTATTACTCTCAAAATTAAAAACCATTGTTGCCAGCTACAGTCATGACAAGGATGCATTAGAATACCTCAGTGAAACCACTGATTTCACAAAAGACCTGAAGATTAACTCTGCCAATCTGGTAGACGTCGTGCTGGACGTCGAAGAAGAGTTCGACATTGAAATAGACAACCTGTCTATGGAGCGCATGCTCAATGTCAGTGCAGCTATAGAAATCATTGAAACTAAATTGAAAGAGAAGTGATCGGAAACGATATTGTCGATTTGCATCAGGCAGATGCCGAGAGCAACTGGCGCAGAAAAGGATACCTTCAAAAAGTATTTTCTTTGGAAGAGCAGCAGCTCATTCACAGTGCTTCTAATCCCTGTCAGATGGTATGGTTGTTATGGAGCATGAAAGAAGCCGTTTATAAAATTCATTCGCGAAAGAAGAACTGGCATGCTTTTGCTCCTGGGAAACTTTGCTGCACGGAAGTAAAGATCAGTGGACAATGCGCAAGCGGCGTGGTTACTTGTCAGCGGCTACGATATTTTACCCAAAGCTCCCTATGCCCTGACTTTATTCATACCATAGCTGGAGAAAGATTCCCCATTGAAGCGGCCAGCATCAAAATCAGCAGTTATGATCCTTTAGACCTGAGTTATAGAAACACGGCTCCGGCCACAGTGAGTCACCATGGCCGATACCTTGCTTTAGCTTATTTATAGGCCGGTTGTACCAGGTTTTCTTCAATCAGCAGATTGATGATCCCATCGGCCATTCCTACTTTAGGCACATAGATTTGTTTGATGCCTGTCCATTTTAGCAACGTAATGTAGATTTCACAGGCAGGAATGATTACGTCTGCACGATCCGGGTTTAGTCCGAAAACCTGGATTCTTTCTTTTAAAGAATGGGCGTTCAGGTTATTATAAAGGCCTTTTAACTTTAGGAAAGACATTGGCATTCCTTCTTTCTCATCAGACATGCGGTACAGCTTATTGATGTTTCCACCTGTCCCGATAGCCGCCATATTTTTCAAAGTTTTGGTATTCTCTTTTACCCAGAGTTTCATCTCTTCCCAGGTCTCTTCCCGATCCTGATTGTCAAGGATTCTGATCGTTCCAATGTCAAAAGATTTAGAGGCAATCGGAATGCGGTTTACAAAGACAGAAAGCTCTGTACTACCTCCGCCTACATCAATATAAAGGTAACTTTTCTTGTTGTCCAGGTTCTCTTCAATATGATTGGAATAGATGATATTCGCTTCTCTTTGCCCCTCGATAATTTCCAGGTCAAGGTCTGTCAG comes from the Pedobacter sp. FW305-3-2-15-E-R2A2 genome and includes:
- a CDS encoding RagB/SusD family nutrient uptake outer membrane protein, with amino-acid sequence MKKIMILLAVMVLMTTVSCKKFLQEDPYDFISKDKFYKTEADANAALNGVISIMQLQQYYGRTVWVVNDLTGDQMKVGLPQTNRPELYSQTYTSTNGEISNWWNNSYVLINRANDMIGNVAGGPIAEGAKNNLLGNARFLRALAYFDLVRSFGEVPLLLKATEGTDDLRPSRSPLKAVYEQIVLDLKFAEANCVTEDKIPAALKGRVSSGAASALLAKVYLTRASGAAAIATDYQDALAACNKVIALSPGVYTLLPFAEVFNPDKKAANKEEIFTVQFGLAPNVGTITPRMHLPKAVAPFDGNEAFYVENAFALSYSSTDLRKAATIGVVPNTANFYYLKFTDPSRQGNSARNNWVILRYADVLLMQSEAMNQINSADPNKFNGINAVRNRAGLLPLSMVTTPGKDEFVTALVEERGWEFAAEGQRRYDLLRLGRMKQQQLKLHNIVLDDKYLLMPVPETERTLNPNLSQNTGF
- a CDS encoding TonB-dependent receptor, whose amino-acid sequence is MMKRISLLIALFYCCSTFVFAQTTPITGVVKDKLNSPLPGVSLRVKNSGAATSTNSDGKFSIVAKPGDLLVFSSIGFVTQEIKLVTGPLNVILEEENARLEEVVVVGYGTQRKKDLTGAVSSISAKSVENVPIARLDQIIQGRAAGVQVSQTQSQPGGTVSLRIRGTNSINSSNEPLFVIDGFPGAGNLSSLNPNDIQSIDILKDASSIAIYGSRGANGVVIVTTKKGAAGQSAINFEAYYGLQKVRNPYKMMNATEFANYLNDTQRLTNTETPGSARALPYTDAQIAALGVGTDWQDELFRTAPISNYQLNFIGGTAETKYNLSMNYFDQQGIILNSGYKKASVRFNLDKKVGEQLNFGFTSQLTGAIDKRALVNTSGGSGGGVLLDALRINPAMPVFTNGDYTYQNGPTGYAFALGNPVAYAEKSKNQYKNMRGLVNFYGEYEIVKGLKFKTSLGTDFNIETRNLFVPSDLFLGSNTLGSARKEYSDNLGWVNENTLTYDKQINKNHALNIVGGFSMQEFNTSDFFAASTNFFTNVLGPDNIGIGSNVLVPGSGRVKNSLASFFGRANYRLMDKYLFTFTMRADGSSKFGVNNKWGYFPSGAVAWRVIEEDFMKSLTFISDLKLRASLGVSGNQEIDPYQSMARYLNNGATLGNGRVVGVSPNNIPNPNLAWESTSSFDIGVDVALFKNRITLTADYYSKHTKDLLLNVSVPRSTGFGSILLNAGGVDNKGFEIALNTENINGKTFQWSTNLNFSMNRNKVTDLAGEKERFVGDASSSLFPSGTGGTNVLRVGESIGSFYGYRFLGIWQTQAEIDASGIKGVLPGDPKYADLTNDKVIDAKDREIIGHAQPDFIYGITNNFTYGRLNLNVFIQGVQGTEVLNLNRYEMESGDFTTNKLASVNNRWTGPNTSNTIPKANSTLRRRTGITSDVVENGSFLRLKTVSLSYNIPIGKVTGKTIKSINVYATGTNLLTITKYSGYDPEVNSFALSNGLSLNTDYNAYPTVRTYTAGVRFGF
- a CDS encoding NAD(P)/FAD-dependent oxidoreductase, whose product is METKMDILIAGGGLAGLTAAIHLLKSGFPVTVIEKNTYPQHKVCGEYISNEVLPYLEWLGLDIPAAGPCRIQNFQISTVEGNCLNAVLPLGGFGMSRYLLDALLYEHAIGLGGQFIHETITDISFNTDEFQVSLGNKQVISARIVIGAYGKRDALDQKLSRDFIQKKSPWLAVKAHYEGPFPDDLVALHNFDGGYCGVSKVEENRINICYLVDYASFKRYKSIPEHRMQVLYKNEHLRKIFDNSRMLFDQSLVISQISFDPKNAVSQHVLMIGDTAGLIHPLCGNGMAMAIHSAKLCAESVISYLEGKTSTRKKMETQYETLWKRHFNKRLRTGKIISRILRKKQLSARLLRILIKFPALLQALIRQTHGKPIMAK
- a CDS encoding methyltransferase domain-containing protein — its product is MMVNTSQRSEAPEIMDDFSMEGEILRDALDKIAGINRLLGGNKVTLEGVQQLLLLRKDRKQEQGREQEISILDVGCGNGDMLRTLADFAKEKQLKFRLTGIDANSFTIGHARQLSAGYEQLDFRCADIFEEIHSENNYDLILCTLTLHHFKDEEILTLLKGFKQRSRLGIVINDLQRSALPYYLFIALCFVFRLNSMSKQDGLVSILRGFKKADLLRYSNQLNFTNTSIRWKWAFRYQWIIPSI
- a CDS encoding type III polyketide synthase; translated protein: MSVKIKTVAKSLPGHSRTTAEILPFLDAWLSGQEDRFIRKVKKIFENAMVDRRYSIMSPEEVFSQLSFEERNDIYIRESIRLGTASLKLALEQASWKGEDLDYIITVSCTGMMIPSMDAYIINNLKLRQDIVRLPVTEMGCAAGISGIIYAKNFLQANPGKRAAVIAVESPTATFQLHDFSMANIVSAAIFGDGAACVLLSSDESEEGPEIIGEEMYHFYDTEQLMGFQMKNTGLTMVLDVAVPEQIELHFPQIIHPFLAKHGWSISEIDHLIFHPGGKKIIQVVEELFSKAGKNIDDTKEVLRQYGNMSSATVLYVLARFLDTPQKKGDLGLMLSFGPGFSAQRILLKW
- a CDS encoding 3-hydroxyacyl-ACP dehydratase FabZ family protein, whose translation is MNTAEILSHLPYSKPFLFVDELQHIDENGVTGSYTFSEDLDFYKGHFKDHPVTPGVILTETMAQIGLVCLGIYLTATAAAGVPGHVMLTSTAIDFMKPVFPGEKVTVTAEKVYFRFKKLNCTVQMTNAAGEVVCKGTIAGMVTNKMNA
- a CDS encoding beta-ketoacyl-[acyl-carrier-protein] synthase family protein; its protein translation is MPNRVVITGLGVVAPNGVGLTPFLEAIRQGHSGIAHDPILEQLQFSCQIAGKPELSPALIAGYFSELELKNFNSSGILYGVIAAMDAWKDAGLPVAGEEEPDWESGTIFGTGTSGVDKFREAVYQIDDLKARKLGSTVVAQTMASGISAYIGGKLGLGNQVSTNSSACTTGTESILMAYERIKSGQATRMLAGGTSDSGPYIWGGFDAMRVCTFKHNQSPEQGSRPMSASASGFVPGSGAGALVLESLESALSRGVRIYAEVLGGNLNSGGQRGTGTMTAPNAQAVQRCITTAVRDSGIEAKDIDLINGHLTATSKDALEIENWSIALQRSGKDFPMINSLKSMVGHCLSAAGSIESVAAVLQLHHGFIAPNLNCEDLHPEITRMIDSTKIPQKMRIKNIDIIAKASFGFGDVNACIILKKHIAS
- a CDS encoding acyl carrier protein produces the protein MDRQLLLSKLKTIVASYSHDKDALEYLSETTDFTKDLKINSANLVDVVLDVEEEFDIEIDNLSMERMLNVSAAIEIIETKLKEK
- a CDS encoding 4'-phosphopantetheinyl transferase superfamily protein; the encoded protein is MIGNDIVDLHQADAESNWRRKGYLQKVFSLEEQQLIHSASNPCQMVWLLWSMKEAVYKIHSRKKNWHAFAPGKLCCTEVKISGQCASGVVTCQRLRYFTQSSLCPDFIHTIAGERFPIEAASIKISSYDPLDLSYRNTAPATVSHHGRYLALAYL
- a CDS encoding exopolyphosphatase; its protein translation is MLRYAAIDIGSNAVRLLIADITKTDEGFGFKKNTLIRVPLRLGDDAFLDHRISERKMEDLLKTMAAFKNLMDVYQVSKYLACATSAMREADNGAEIIKKVKKLTDLDLEIIEGQREANIIYSNHIEENLDNKKSYLYIDVGGGSTELSVFVNRIPIASKSFDIGTIRILDNQDREETWEEMKLWVKENTKTLKNMAAIGTGGNINKLYRMSDEKEGMPMSFLKLKGLYNNLNAHSLKERIQVFGLNPDRADVIIPACEIYITLLKWTGIKQIYVPKVGMADGIINLLIEENLVQPAYK